The Haloplasma contractile SSD-17B sequence TCTCTAACTCTTGTCCATAAGTAGGCATAAATAGAACAACAGGAACTCCTAAATTTGCAGCTTCTGTCATAGTAATTCCACCTGGCTTTGTTATCATCAAATCTGAAATACGCATTAGTTCGTGGATTTCATTGACATATCCAAAGGTATGTAAGTTCTCATATCCTTTACATTGCTTCATTAAGCGTTTATATAGTTTTTTATTTTTACCACAAATCACCACAACTTGTATATGATCTTCCTCTATGAAATGTTTAACGACCTTGTCAGTCTTCGGCATGACACCATGTGCTCCCGAAACAATTAAAAGCGTCTTTTTATTTGGGTCTAGATTATATTTTTCGTAAAGCGGTGCAAGTTTTATTTCCTTATAAAATTCATTTCTAACAGGAATCCCGGTTACTTTGTAATGGTCTTCACTGATATCGCGCCTTTTTAAATAATAGGAAACATTTGCTGATGACAAAAAATGCAACCGTGTTTTATCGCTAATCCAATTTCCGTTTGCATAGTAATCAGTAATCACCGTATATAATGGAAGATTGATTCCTTTTTCATCTAAAAAATAGGCACATGCTACGGGATAAGTATTAATTATAATATCTGGTTTTACTTCATTTATTTTGCTCACCAGTTGCGTCAAACCATACTTCATATAAGGTTTTGCTATTTTTGTATTAAAGATTTTATCTGATCCGTAAAACGCGAAACGATATAACTGTTGCGTAAGTCCTGGCTTATACGTTCTTAGATAGATTTTTTGAGTCCATTTTGATGTCATTGGAAACTCTTCTGAATAGAGGTCATATTCTAAGACTTCATAGTTACCCTGTCTTAAAAATTCTTTTCTAATTTGCTCTGCAACTTGTATATGACCATTACCGTAAGGAGCTGTTAATATTAGTACTGTTTTTCTTTTTTCCATGTTAGCCTCCCCATTTTCTATACTGAATCATTAATTTTTTACATATTTATTATATCATTCAATACTAAATAAATATATACATGACTCTATTTTATGTGTAGTAATTGTTTGTTATAAGCTCATTCGAATAGCTTCCTATAATTATATACTCTACTAATAGGATTATATTTCTAAATATTAAATTTTTGCATATGAAAGTGTTTTCTACCTTTTTATGAGACATCTTAAGCTAAATCATCTCGGTTTATACTTAAAAATCCGCCACCCCAAACAGACGATAGTGCTATGACATATACAAAAGCATGTTCATCAATCTTTGCTATTTTATTTTTAATTTTAATACTTTCACGTGGTGAACATATTGTGACAAGTTGTTTATACCGCCCGCCTTTATAGCCACCTTTTAATTCGAAAATGCTAACCCCACGCTTTATATCATTAATAATATAGTCGATAATTTCTTGTGGAGCGCGACTAATAATTTCAACTTTAACGCGACGAGTCCCTATACCGAATACAACTAAATCAATTGTCTTTATTGATACAAATTTAGTTATAATCGCATATAACGCGATTTCAAAGTCAAACACTAAGACCGATGCAATAACGATGAGTCCATCGATGATTAACAGAATTTGTCCAATACTCATAAAAGGAACAAATTTTCGATACATAATCTTTGCAATTGTATCAGAACCACCGGATGTGTAGCCACTTCTTATAATTAGACCTGAGCCAGCACCAGCAATCACACCATAATAGATGGTCGCAAGAAAGATATCTCCCTTGATGAACTCATAACCTAAATGTTCAAATAGAATTAGAACGAGTGGGAAAAATAGTGATAAAAATAAAATCTTGTACAGTTCATGCTTTCCTAGAAATAAATACGTCAAAATCAGTACAACGATAGATAAAAGATAATAAATTAAGCCAAACGGTAATGGCGTTATTTCTTCTAAAATTATTGAAATTCCCGTAATACCACCTGTTACTAGATTGTTCACACGTAGGATCGCGGTAATCGCATAGGCTGATAACACTACTCCTGTCGTTAAGAGTATATAATTTAATACTTTTTCTTTCATAATGTTCATCCTTATATGGTTGTCTTCGATTCTTTTTTTATTCGTCTTCTAGAACGTCTTTTTGCCACGCTTCTTGACTCTAAACTTTTCTTATAATTCAAACTGATTGTTGCTAAAAATCCCATTAGAATAAATAGATAATAGGTAATTAATCTCCATAGCAACATGGCAACAAATAAAACATCTTCCTTAAAAAAAATAGCAAACAATGAAACAAATGCAAACTCTGCACCACCTGTTGCACCAGGAGTTGGCGTATATGACATAATCATTTGGATAAACATCATGGTAACAAGCAAATTAAAAACATGACCTTTAACCTCTAAACCTAAACCTATAAAAATTAAAATTGGAATAAAGTAAAAAATTAAGTTTCTAATCATATGGAGTGAGATTGTTTTAAACAATAACCCCTTATTTTTCTTCAAAATTATGAGTTCCTTATGGAATTCTTCGATAAAATTTGAAAACTTATTAGCCTTATCTTCTAATTTAAATCGCTTCAGCCAATTAAGTTTTGCGAGTCCAAGCATAATTTTATTGACAATTATATTATAAATGAATTTAGATTCAGCTAGTACGAAAGTAGATAACGTTATAAAAATATTCATCCCAAACCCAATAAGAAGGAGATAACCATAATCCGTCTGTTGATTAAAGTAATCATAACGTGTGAAGATTGCAAATATACCAAATAACACAATTGAAATCGAATAAGTAATAAAGTTCATGATTGCAACACAAGTGGCATCTGACACCTTTGCGCCTCTTGTTCCTAGATAGTATACCTGAAAAGGTTGTCCCCCTGTTGCAAACGGCGTGATTGAATTAAAGAATTGAGTCGCTAAATTTAACCTGTAGGAGTCTTTAAATTTAATCCCCAAGATTTTAAATTTTGAGAACAGATACAAAACTAATCCCTCTAAAAAAATATAAATGTTAAAAATAGCAAACGCAAGAATCATATACATTAGTTTAATTTTTTTAAAATGTTCCATAATTAAATTTAAATCTTGCTTGCTCCCAAAGTAAAAATAAATCATAAGAGCAATTGCAAAGATAATTATAATATTTTTTCGATATTTATGAATAAGACCTTTCACTCTTTCACCCCTTTAGTATTGAGTGATTATATCAGCTATCTATAATTTAAAAACTCATTAATTATATCATTTTTTTCCAGTCAATAAAAGAAAAATAAACCTCTATTTTATAATTATGAGAGGTTTATTGTCATTTTATTTATATTTTATTTAATTAAACCGTGTATTTATTTTAAACAACGAGTAATCGAGTGTATAGGATTATTTCATATGTTCATAACAATTGCACGATTCTATGTATACAAACGCATACGAGTAGTTTCCCAAACGATTAAACTAAACTTATCGGTTCAACTTCAATTTGAAGAGTATTTCTTATTGAAACACCGTGTTCAATCGCATCCTGTGACGTATCACCTGTAGCAATTACATAACCATATCGATGCCCCATATGTTCTGGTGCTTTTAATAGAGTACCTATTCCCGGTTTTATAACCAAGCTCATAAACCCTTTCTGTCTGTTGACTGTTTTTAACCCTTTTATTCTTAATAACAGTCCTTCTTTTCTTGCGGTTATATGTCCTGTATATATAATGCGTTTCTTGTATGTGTGTTGATTAATATAAACGGGTAGATTTAAATATAAGTTCAAAATTTCTTTTAGATAGTTAAATCCATATGCGTGACGAATCATTTGATTCATTGCACTACCTGAAATTCTTGGATTAATCTCAATTACATACGTTCCTTCCTCATTCTGTATGATTTCAACATGGAAATGGCCGGACTTTATTGAGAATCTTTCTATGAGTGTGTAAAGAAGCTCGAGATCATGATCATTAATTGGATCGTATGGATTTAGCAAGTAATCTGTTATGACACCCTGCTTTTTAACCGACCATTGTCTAACCTTACACAAAAATG is a genomic window containing:
- a CDS encoding MGDG synthase family glycosyltransferase — encoded protein: MEKRKTVLILTAPYGNGHIQVAEQIRKEFLRQGNYEVLEYDLYSEEFPMTSKWTQKIYLRTYKPGLTQQLYRFAFYGSDKIFNTKIAKPYMKYGLTQLVSKINEVKPDIIINTYPVACAYFLDEKGINLPLYTVITDYYANGNWISDKTRLHFLSSANVSYYLKRRDISEDHYKVTGIPVRNEFYKEIKLAPLYEKYNLDPNKKTLLIVSGAHGVMPKTDKVVKHFIEEDHIQVVVICGKNKKLYKRLMKQCKGYENLHTFGYVNEIHELMRISDLMITKPGGITMTEAANLGVPVVLFMPTYGQELENAIYFSQKHAATIALQEDELVFKVLSILNDESLLEEMKRNIKDIGIKDSTSNIVHHILDDYKVYLNERNEN
- a CDS encoding YitT family protein yields the protein MKEKVLNYILLTTGVVLSAYAITAILRVNNLVTGGITGISIILEEITPLPFGLIYYLLSIVVLILTYLFLGKHELYKILFLSLFFPLVLILFEHLGYEFIKGDIFLATIYYGVIAGAGSGLIIRSGYTSGGSDTIAKIMYRKFVPFMSIGQILLIIDGLIVIASVLVFDFEIALYAIITKFVSIKTIDLVVFGIGTRRVKVEIISRAPQEIIDYIINDIKRGVSIFELKGGYKGGRYKQLVTICSPRESIKIKNKIAKIDEHAFVYVIALSSVWGGGFLSINRDDLA
- a CDS encoding lysylphosphatidylglycerol synthase transmembrane domain-containing protein, whose translation is MKGLIHKYRKNIIIIFAIALMIYFYFGSKQDLNLIMEHFKKIKLMYMILAFAIFNIYIFLEGLVLYLFSKFKILGIKFKDSYRLNLATQFFNSITPFATGGQPFQVYYLGTRGAKVSDATCVAIMNFITYSISIVLFGIFAIFTRYDYFNQQTDYGYLLLIGFGMNIFITLSTFVLAESKFIYNIIVNKIMLGLAKLNWLKRFKLEDKANKFSNFIEEFHKELIILKKNKGLLFKTISLHMIRNLIFYFIPILIFIGLGLEVKGHVFNLLVTMMFIQMIMSYTPTPGATGGAEFAFVSLFAIFFKEDVLFVAMLLWRLITYYLFILMGFLATISLNYKKSLESRSVAKRRSRRRIKKESKTTI